In Leptolyngbya sp. 'hensonii', the following are encoded in one genomic region:
- a CDS encoding phospholipid carrier-dependent glycosyltransferase yields MTSHPVSSFKPLFQFPQLWFRLGIVALIGFSLFLRLWGLERFNIFVFDEVYYVKFAHNYLTQTPFFDGHPPLSKYLIALGIWLGEQVFTGAQVPRNELAGVPLSPLSYRWLNAITGTLIPLVVAGIAYQISHRRTFALIAGVFIALDGLFLVESRYALNNVYLVLFGLLGQWLLLMALNPQVRPRSLHRFAYLLASGTFFGASIAVKWNGLWFLLGIYLIWGCAWMARLLDRHRVRSNRALNEDEPRSQPRETQRPSIQNLTSLSLPTLLLYLGAVPVIVYSLIWIPHLKLEPMFGFWEVQNQILSYHQRVGGNEPSVHPYCSAWFTWPWMSRPVVYVYETARNLTEIVPIKPAPPATEVRLVYDVHAMGNPYLWWFSMVALLGLIWMLIQQWTSHLRFSPRSEASLILFTGPDLWIVIYVVLNYAASLLPWVRVTRCTFIYHYMGALVFATLGLAWVVDRWLQGRQQWQRLLGIAIIVVIGVAFVYWLPLFLGLPLSPEAGQNRRWLPTW; encoded by the coding sequence ATGACTTCTCATCCTGTTTCTTCGTTTAAACCACTGTTTCAATTCCCACAGCTCTGGTTTCGGCTGGGAATCGTTGCCCTGATAGGCTTCTCCTTGTTTCTGCGCCTTTGGGGCCTGGAGCGTTTCAATATCTTTGTCTTTGATGAAGTTTACTATGTCAAATTTGCTCACAATTACCTGACCCAAACCCCTTTTTTTGATGGCCATCCTCCCCTCAGCAAATATCTGATTGCTCTGGGCATTTGGTTAGGAGAACAGGTCTTTACAGGTGCCCAGGTGCCTCGCAATGAGCTGGCGGGCGTTCCGCTCTCGCCCCTGAGCTATCGCTGGCTGAATGCGATCACGGGAACGTTAATTCCCCTGGTAGTGGCAGGGATCGCCTATCAGATCAGCCACCGTCGGACCTTTGCCCTGATAGCAGGAGTCTTTATAGCTCTGGATGGTCTATTTCTGGTCGAGTCCCGGTATGCCCTGAATAATGTCTACCTGGTGCTGTTTGGGCTTCTGGGTCAGTGGCTGCTCTTGATGGCCCTGAATCCTCAAGTGCGACCCCGATCGTTGCACCGGTTTGCCTACTTGCTGGCTTCGGGAACCTTTTTCGGGGCTTCGATCGCAGTCAAGTGGAATGGGCTCTGGTTTTTGTTAGGGATATATCTGATTTGGGGCTGTGCCTGGATGGCGCGACTGCTCGATCGCCATCGGGTGCGATCAAATAGGGCCTTAAATGAAGATGAACCCAGAAGCCAACCCAGAGAGACCCAGAGACCCTCTATTCAGAACCTGACGAGCTTGAGTTTACCAACCCTACTGCTTTATCTGGGAGCAGTGCCTGTAATCGTTTACAGCCTGATCTGGATTCCTCACTTGAAACTGGAGCCGATGTTTGGCTTCTGGGAGGTACAAAATCAGATCCTGAGTTATCACCAACGAGTCGGTGGGAATGAGCCTTCCGTCCATCCTTACTGTTCTGCCTGGTTTACCTGGCCCTGGATGAGTCGTCCAGTGGTTTATGTCTACGAAACAGCCCGTAACTTGACGGAAATTGTGCCGATAAAACCAGCTCCCCCTGCTACAGAGGTCAGGCTCGTCTACGATGTTCACGCCATGGGAAATCCGTATCTCTGGTGGTTTTCTATGGTGGCGCTGTTGGGTCTGATCTGGATGCTGATCCAACAGTGGACCAGCCACCTCCGCTTTTCTCCCCGATCGGAAGCCAGCCTGATCCTCTTTACTGGCCCTGATCTCTGGATAGTGATCTATGTTGTCCTGAATTATGCCGCCAGCCTCTTGCCCTGGGTGCGAGTGACTCGCTGCACGTTCATTTACCACTACATGGGAGCCCTGGTATTCGCCACCCTCGGGTTGGCCTGGGTCGTCGATCGCTGGTTACAGGGTCGTCAGCAGTGGCAACGATTGCTGGGGATTGCCATCATCGTCGTCATCGGGGTTGCTTTTGTCTATTGGTTACCCCTTTTCCTGGGACTCCCCCTTTCGCCAGAAGCAGGCCAGAACCGCCGTTGGTTGCCGACCTGGTAG